The following are encoded in a window of Brevibacillus ruminantium genomic DNA:
- a CDS encoding TetR/AcrR family transcriptional regulator, whose product MTTRRERKKRETREKIFNSAIKLFKQHGFEATTIDMISEEADVARGTIFLHFTSKEAILANWGYERLHEIEERREEWDFGDSCKQKVLRIYKIMNEVNIQNYDFIKVLVESSMKHRKILENEKNVYYELRQLFADLIEEAQERGRLKTRFNPLVAANMLENIYYNALYDWVRNEGAWALEEIMEEKVSIVFEGLDAD is encoded by the coding sequence AGAACGAAAGAAGCGGGAAACAAGAGAAAAGATCTTTAATTCCGCCATCAAACTCTTTAAGCAGCACGGGTTTGAAGCCACCACGATTGACATGATCTCGGAAGAAGCGGATGTTGCCCGCGGGACGATTTTTCTTCATTTCACGTCAAAGGAAGCAATTCTCGCCAATTGGGGATATGAGCGGCTGCACGAGATTGAAGAACGCCGGGAAGAGTGGGACTTCGGAGACAGCTGTAAACAAAAGGTGCTGCGCATCTACAAAATCATGAACGAAGTAAATATTCAGAACTACGACTTCATCAAGGTTCTGGTCGAGTCTTCCATGAAGCACAGAAAAATCCTGGAGAACGAGAAAAACGTCTATTACGAGCTCCGTCAGTTGTTTGCGGACCTGATCGAAGAAGCCCAGGAAAGAGGACGGCTGAAAACCCGCTTTAATCCGCTGGTTGCTGCCAACATGCTGGAAAACATCTATTATAATGCCCTTTATGATTGGGTCCGAAACGAGGGAGCTTGGGCACTTGAAGAAATCATGGAAGAGAAGGTTTCCATCGTATTTGAAGGACTGGACGCCGATTAA
- a CDS encoding ATP-binding protein, with amino-acid sequence MLIVKDILLQLLIILVPAVLYKSIWLDRMSADHSRGAILLTFLSSMTVLFCMSFPIQVNGDLQYDLRSIPVMGAILYGGTLPGIITSAVMLLYRVYIGGEGVLVAFFNFAIYGPPLFMIMSRWEGLSQRKKLTFILLIACLNQLALALGIAMVFYSNGDPTDIILHNVWTLLHFSLVAVLASILYVYLIEFIRESFFIRSQLIRSEKLKLISELAASVAHEVRNPLTVVRGFIQLLREEAHTKNEAYFKLVLGELDRAEFIISDYLSLAKPQADVPSKVGMAETVTDVTALITSYALMKKVELRVTTESGLYVYGNSVRIKQALLNLMKNGIESMKQGGILEIEAKQSRGYVVVMIRDQGEGMTVSQIEQVGFPFYSTKEKGTGLGLMVTCRIVEAMGGKLEFQSDPGKGTCVKVCIPAL; translated from the coding sequence ATGCTGATTGTGAAGGATATCCTGTTGCAATTGCTTATCATTTTGGTGCCGGCTGTATTGTACAAGAGCATTTGGTTGGACAGAATGTCAGCAGATCATTCGCGCGGAGCCATTTTGCTTACCTTTCTCAGCTCCATGACGGTTCTCTTCTGTATGAGCTTTCCCATTCAGGTAAATGGTGATTTGCAGTATGACCTTCGTTCTATTCCTGTGATGGGTGCGATTCTCTATGGAGGGACGCTCCCGGGAATCATTACCTCTGCGGTCATGTTGTTGTATCGCGTTTACATCGGGGGAGAAGGGGTTCTCGTCGCCTTCTTTAATTTTGCGATATACGGGCCTCCCCTGTTTATGATCATGAGCCGGTGGGAAGGACTTTCCCAACGCAAAAAACTGACGTTTATCCTGTTGATCGCATGCCTGAACCAACTGGCCCTGGCATTGGGAATCGCGATGGTTTTCTATTCCAATGGTGATCCGACGGATATCATCCTGCACAATGTCTGGACTCTTCTGCATTTCTCCCTGGTTGCGGTTCTGGCTTCCATCCTCTACGTCTATTTGATTGAATTTATCCGCGAATCCTTTTTTATCCGGTCGCAACTGATCCGCTCGGAAAAACTGAAGTTGATCAGTGAATTGGCCGCCAGTGTCGCTCATGAGGTGCGGAATCCGCTGACTGTGGTCAGGGGCTTTATTCAACTGCTGCGAGAAGAAGCCCATACAAAGAATGAAGCGTATTTCAAGCTCGTGCTTGGTGAACTGGACCGGGCAGAATTTATCATTTCGGATTATCTCAGCTTGGCCAAGCCTCAGGCCGATGTGCCGTCAAAAGTAGGGATGGCCGAAACGGTGACGGACGTTACTGCGTTAATCACCTCCTATGCCTTGATGAAAAAGGTCGAGCTGAGGGTAACGACCGAATCGGGGCTTTACGTCTATGGAAATAGTGTACGGATCAAGCAGGCTCTTTTAAACCTGATGAAGAACGGAATCGAATCAATGAAGCAGGGAGGAATCCTGGAGATTGAGGCCAAACAGAGCAGGGGATACGTGGTGGTGATGATCCGGGATCAGGGGGAAGGAATGACTGTATCCCAGATTGAACAGGTAGGCTTTCCCTTCTACTCGACGAAGGAAAAAGGAACCGGCCTCGGATTGATGGTTACCTGCAGAATTGTGGAAGCGATGGGGGGGAAGCTGGAATTCCAGAGTGATCCGGGAAAAGGAACGTGTGTCAAGGTATGTATTCCGGCATTATAG